The genomic segment CCGGGACGTGCGGTCCGTGGTCGGGCGCGTCACCGAGGAACTCGGTCCCCGAGGGCGCATCACCGTGGATGGATCCGGAAACTCCCTGTCGGTGGAGGACGATGCCTCCCGGCTTCCCGGCCTCCGCCGGCTCCTTCTTGACCTGGACACCCCGGCGCGCCGCTTCGCCCTCGAAGCGGCCCTGGAGGTCCTGCCGAAGCCCTCGGCGGGAGGTCCGTTCAAGCAATCTCCGGCCTTTGTGGACGCGACCGAGTGGTCCGCGTCGCTGCGCCCGGAGGTCACCCACCGGGGCGTCATCGACCTGAGGGAGGGCGGCCGGGGCGATTGCTCTCTCGGAGAGGATTTCCGGCTGGATGCGGAGGCCCAGGGGTTCGATCCGTCCCGGCGCCGCCTCGGCCTGAAGAGCCTCCGGCTCTCCTGGCGCCCCGGCAAGGGGGACGCCTCGAAGGACCTCCTGCGGGGCGCCGCCGTGCTCCCCGAGGGCGAACCCACGCTCTTTCTCCTTCGAGCCCGGGAGGAGGTCCCCCCATTGCGCCTCAGGATCACCCCCACCCTCCTGCCCGAGGTGGACCGGCCGGAGGTCCCCTGATGCCGAGGTTTCGGTGCCGGGTGGGGTCCTCCACCGGAGAGGTTTCGATTCAGGAGATTGTGGCCCCGAGCGAGGGGGCCCTCCGGGGCCAGCTCGAAGAGAAGGGGTATTTCGTCTTCTCCATCCGGCCGGCCCGGGCTTGGGAGAACCTCCTCGGCGGCGTGGCTTCCTCCCAGCGGCGCGTCCGCCTGCGAGACTTCATCCTCTTCAATCAGGAGTTCACGGCTCTGCTGAAGGCCGGACTCCCCGTCCTGACGGCCCTGGACCTGCTCCTGGCCCACGAGCGGGAAGGCGGGTTCCAGAAGATTCTGAGCCAGGTCCGCGACGACGTCCGCGCGGGAGCCTCCCTTTCCGAGGCCTTTGCCAACCGCGGCAACGCCTTCCCGGCCATCTACTCGGCGACGCTGGCCGCCGGGGAACGCTCGGGCGAACTGGTGACGGTCATCCAGCGGTATCTCTTCTACCTCAAGACGGTGCAGTCCATCCAGAAAAAGGTGATGTCCGCCCTCATCTATCCCGTCATCCTCCTTACCCTCTCGGTGGCCCTGATCTTTCTTCTTCTGACCGTCATCGTCCCCAAGTTCTCCGAGCTGTTCATGGGCTCCGGGGCCGCCCTGCCCGCCATCACCCAGATCGTCCTCGCGGCCTCCAAAGTGGCCCAGGTGGGCTGGCCCCTCGCCCTGGCGGCCCTCATCGCGGCGCCGGTCCTCTTCAAGGTCCTCTCCGCGCGGCCCGAGGGCCGGCTCTGGCTCGCCCGCGTACGCATGCGCCTCCCGCTTCTGGGAGTCAACATCCGCCGGTACAACATCTCCCAGATGTGCCGGACCCTGGGCACGCTGGTGGCGGGAGGCATCCCCATCGTGACGGCCCTCGACGTGGTCGCCGAGGCCATGAGCAACGAGCTCTACAAGGTGGAGCTTCGAAACGTGAAGCGGCAGGTGCTGGAGGGCCAGGCCCTGTGGTCCAGCCTCCAGAAAACGAACGTCATGACGCCCATGGCCGTCGAAATGGTGGAGGTGGGGGAGTCCACGGGATCGCTGGCGGAGATGCTCGACCAGGTGAGCCAGTTCTACGACGAAGAGCTATCCACCGCCGTGGAGCGCTTCGTCGCCCTCCTCGAGCCGGCCCTGCTCCTGTTCATGGCCGTCCTCATCGCCCTCGTGGTACTCTCGGTATACATGCCGCTCTTCTCCATGTACAACCTGGTGAGCGGATAGGGGCCCGCCGAGGGCCCGCGGAGCCGCATCGCAGATGAACGAGATCGGATGGTCCGCCGCATGCACTCGCCGAATTCGGCGCTACGGTGTTGGAGAGAGCCATGGCCGCGTCGCCCGGTGAACTCACCTCCCGGCTCCCGACGGACGGGGAGCTCCTGAACGAAGAGAAGAGCGCCCGGCGCCTCGCCGAGTCGTTGCGGCTCCCCTTCATGTCCCTGAAGGACTTCCGGGTGGACACGGGGCTCTTCCTCTCCATCCCCGTGGACCTCATGTTCCGCTACACCTTTGTCCCGTACCGGGAGGAAGGGGCGTTCCTGTCCGTGGTGGCCGCGGACCCCTCGGATGTCACCATGATCGACGAACTCGAGGCCCTCATGAAGAGGCCCCTCCGCCTCTTCGTGGGGGTCCGGAGCGAGATCCAGGACGTTCTGAAGAAGTCCGAGTCGAGTCAGCGCGTCCTGGAGGAGGTCAGCGAGGACTTTCGGATCCAGATCGTACGGGAGGACGCGGAGGAAGGCGAGGAGGGCGTCATCTCCATCGACAAGCTCTCCGAGGACACCTCGCCCATCATCAAGCTCGTGGACTTCACCGTGTTCAACGCGCTCCAGCGCAGGGCGAGCGACATCCACGTGGAAACCGGAGAGACGGAGGTCGTCATCAAGTACCGGATCGACGGCGTCCTCTACCCGGCCATGGATCCCATCGACAAGCGATTCCATGCCACGATCATCTCCCGCATCAAGGTCATGGCCGAACTGGACATCGCCGAAAAGCGCGTGCCCCAGGACGGGCGGTTCAAGCTCAAGATCAAGGGCCGCACCGTCGACTTCCGCGTGAGCGTGATCCCCACCATCCACGGCGAGGACTGCGTGATCCGGATCCTCGACAAGGAGTCCACGAGCGAGGAGTTCAAGAATCTGAGCCTGGACGTGCTGGGTTTCGAGCCGGAGGTGATGAGGAGGATCCGCCGCCACGCCAACGAGCCCTACGGCATGCTCCTCGTCACGGGCCCCACCGGTTCCGGCAAGACCACGACCCTGTACGCCGTGCTTTCGGAGATCCAGTCGGCCGAGTACAAGATGATCACCATCGAGGACCCCGTCGAGTACCAGCTGCGCGGGGTGACTCAGATTCCGGTCAACGAGAAGAAGGGGCTCACCTTCGCCCGGGGACTGAGGTCCATCCTCCGGCACGACCCGGACAAGATCATGGTGGGGGAGATCCGCGACGAGGAGACGGCCAACATCGCCATCCAGTCCGCGCTCACGGGACACCTCGTCTTCACCACGGTCCACGCCAACAACGTGGTGGACGTCCTCGGACGCTTCCTCAACATGAAGGTGGAGCCCTACAACTTCGTCTCGGCCCTGAACTGCGTTCTGGCTCAGCGGCTGGTGCGCCGGATCTGCCCCTCCTGCCGGGAGAGCGTGACGTACCCCCGGGAACTCCTCGTGGACAACCGGATCCCGCCCGACCTCGCCGCCGGCGCGCAACTCTACCGGGGGGTCGGCTGCCTGGACTGCAACGGCACGGGATTCCGTGGGCGCATGGCCATTTCGGAGCTGCTGGAGCTTTCCGACCGGATCCGGGAACTCATCATCGACCGGAAGCCGTCCAGCGAGATCAAGAAGGCGGCGAGGGAGGAGGGGATGGTCACGTTGCGCGAGTCGGCCGTCCGGGTCTTGCTCTCCGGACAGACCACCCTCAAGGAGATCAACAAGGTGACGTTCGTCGAGGATTGATCCCGGGGCCGTGCCCGGGGAAGGCGGCCGGCTGGAGGACACGTCATGCAGCTCGAGGGGCACCTGAGAAACTGGCTCACCAGGTTCCGTCCCACCATCCCGCCGGTGGCGGCGCTCCTGGAGCCGCCTCATCTGTACGGGCTCCGGGTGGCGGAGGCTCGAAAGGACTTGACCACCCTCGTGCGCCACGAGGAGGCGCTCTCTTCCGGGTCGGAGGCGTTCCTTCCGGAGGGGGAAGCCCTCGAGCGGTCGGCGGAGTCCCTGATGACCCACCTGGGGGCACCGAAGCGGCTTTCGGTGGTGGTCGGCGACCCGTTCTTCAAGATCCAGGTCCTCGCGGTGGAGGATTTCCCAAGGGAAGAAAAGGAGCGCGCCCAGGTGATCCTGTGGCAGCTTCGAAAGCTCCTGAACGCGCCCCTGGACCAGGTCCGGCTCCGGTACGAGGTGCTCTCGCGGTCCGGCGGGACGGTGTCGCTCCTCGTGGCCGTGTGCCGGGAAGCCGACGCCGCGGCCTTGGAGGAGGCATTCGCTCGCAGGGGCTGCCATGTCGGCTTCCTGGGCCCGTCCAGCCTGGCGCTGCTGTCCCTCGCCGAAGCGCGAGGAGCGCTGCCTTCCGACGGAAGCGCCCTCCTGGTCAACCGCACAGAGACCTATCTCTCCCTGCTGTTCGTGGACCGTGGAATCCCCGCCTTCTTCCGGTGCAAGGACCTGGCCGCCTTCGAGAGGGAGGAGGCGGAGGAGACGGAAAGGCTTGCTCAAGAAATGCGCCTCACGCTGGCCTACTTCCGAGATCGCGTGGGCGGGTCGAAACTCTCGTCCGTCTGGGTCCGCCGGCATCCGCCGGGGCTGGCCCTTCCCTTCGAGGAGGAACTTGAAGAGGGGGTTCGCGTGAACGATTTCGCCTCACTCCTTCCGGCCGCGCCGGCCGGGGCGCCCGTGGAGGCGGCCCTGCCCCTGTACGGGGTCCTGGAGGGATGTCCATGAGACGCGTCTGGATGAACTTCGCGGACGTCCCCTTCTTCAACCGCACCATTCCCGCCGCTCTCGCCCTCCTCG from the Acidobacteriota bacterium genome contains:
- a CDS encoding GspE/PulE family protein; amino-acid sequence: MAASPGELTSRLPTDGELLNEEKSARRLAESLRLPFMSLKDFRVDTGLFLSIPVDLMFRYTFVPYREEGAFLSVVAADPSDVTMIDELEALMKRPLRLFVGVRSEIQDVLKKSESSQRVLEEVSEDFRIQIVREDAEEGEEGVISIDKLSEDTSPIIKLVDFTVFNALQRRASDIHVETGETEVVIKYRIDGVLYPAMDPIDKRFHATIISRIKVMAELDIAEKRVPQDGRFKLKIKGRTVDFRVSVIPTIHGEDCVIRILDKESTSEEFKNLSLDVLGFEPEVMRRIRRHANEPYGMLLVTGPTGSGKTTTLYAVLSEIQSAEYKMITIEDPVEYQLRGVTQIPVNEKKGLTFARGLRSILRHDPDKIMVGEIRDEETANIAIQSALTGHLVFTTVHANNVVDVLGRFLNMKVEPYNFVSALNCVLAQRLVRRICPSCRESVTYPRELLVDNRIPPDLAAGAQLYRGVGCLDCNGTGFRGRMAISELLELSDRIRELIIDRKPSSEIKKAAREEGMVTLRESAVRVLLSGQTTLKEINKVTFVED
- a CDS encoding type II secretion system F family protein codes for the protein MPRFRCRVGSSTGEVSIQEIVAPSEGALRGQLEEKGYFVFSIRPARAWENLLGGVASSQRRVRLRDFILFNQEFTALLKAGLPVLTALDLLLAHEREGGFQKILSQVRDDVRAGASLSEAFANRGNAFPAIYSATLAAGERSGELVTVIQRYLFYLKTVQSIQKKVMSALIYPVILLTLSVALIFLLLTVIVPKFSELFMGSGAALPAITQIVLAASKVAQVGWPLALAALIAAPVLFKVLSARPEGRLWLARVRMRLPLLGVNIRRYNISQMCRTLGTLVAGGIPIVTALDVVAEAMSNELYKVELRNVKRQVLEGQALWSSLQKTNVMTPMAVEMVEVGESTGSLAEMLDQVSQFYDEELSTAVERFVALLEPALLLFMAVLIALVVLSVYMPLFSMYNLVSG